The following are encoded together in the Aerococcus mictus genome:
- a CDS encoding adenine phosphoribosyltransferase encodes MNLKDYIKDIPNFPEEGIIFRDITPLLQDPQAFQYAVDKIADFAREKSADVIIGPEARGFIVGCPVAYALNKGFVPARKKNKLPREKVSIEYDLEYGSNTIEIHKDAIQPGQKVLIVDDLLATGGTIRGTKKLVEELGGEVVGAAFIIELENLKGRQLINDLDILSLINYE; translated from the coding sequence ATGAACTTAAAAGACTACATTAAGGATATACCTAATTTCCCTGAGGAAGGCATTATATTTAGAGATATTACACCTTTACTCCAGGACCCTCAGGCTTTTCAATATGCAGTTGATAAAATTGCAGATTTTGCTCGTGAAAAATCAGCAGATGTGATCATAGGTCCAGAGGCTAGGGGCTTTATCGTTGGCTGTCCAGTAGCTTATGCTTTAAATAAGGGCTTCGTTCCTGCCCGCAAAAAGAATAAATTACCTCGTGAAAAAGTCAGCATTGAATATGATTTAGAATATGGAAGCAATACTATTGAAATTCATAAAGATGCTATTCAACCTGGGCAAAAAGTCCTCATTGTTGATGATCTCTTGGCCACTGGTGGGACCATTCGTGGCACTAAAAAATTAGTTGAAGAACTTGGTGGGGAAGTCGTTGGCGCTGCCTTTATTATTGAATTAGAAAACCTTAAAGGTCGTCAACTAATCAATGATTTAGATATTCTGTCCCTCATTAATTATGAATAA
- a CDS encoding ComE operon protein 2: protein MKRIPWDQYFLSQALVLSMRSTCDRLMVGAVIVRDNRVIAGGYNGSVSGETHCSEGGCYLEDGHCVRTIHAEMNAIIQCAKFGVSTEGAEIYVTHFPCLPCTKQIIQAGIKKVSYLYDYHNHPYALELYQKTGVTVWKRQLEDDFFHQLHQQNLLNCEKEKQSKEKNSFS, encoded by the coding sequence ATGAAGCGTATACCTTGGGATCAGTATTTTTTATCACAAGCCTTGGTTTTATCGATGCGGAGCACTTGTGACCGTTTGATGGTGGGCGCTGTGATCGTTAGAGATAATCGTGTTATTGCTGGAGGCTATAATGGTTCTGTCAGCGGAGAGACCCATTGTAGTGAAGGGGGATGTTACTTGGAAGATGGGCATTGTGTGCGCACGATCCATGCTGAAATGAATGCAATTATTCAGTGCGCTAAATTTGGTGTTTCTACTGAGGGCGCTGAAATCTATGTGACGCACTTTCCTTGCTTGCCTTGTACCAAGCAAATTATTCAAGCTGGAATAAAAAAAGTTTCCTATCTCTATGACTACCATAATCATCCTTACGCCCTGGAACTCTACCAAAAAACCGGGGTAACGGTCTGGAAAAGGCAGTTAGAAGATGACTTCTTCCATCAACTTCATCAACAAAATTTACTCAATTGTGAGAAGGAAAAACAGAGCAAAGAAAAGAATTCGTTTTCATAA
- a CDS encoding MucBP domain-containing protein, with protein sequence MNNYEKRQRFSIRKLSVGVGSVLIATLLFAQGGPVYADEISNTDNTLSHAREEEAPSITGEKNNNLPDRVSYYNAGGAPENKDTNKNSLNKTEKSLEVKTAAPTNAKDPMPTASDANLKVTHFVRDPEVEGTELKYDEDPIKYNKVSPAKLPETVGFVKSDDSDKRVTNVFALSDQSGNNDAYYIAVNTNLKTNEYEGSVYDKNKKLINTYKLDKNGEIPLPLFGQDANFSKANLPKVKFKVDENGEYLVFDRAKDWKRTNKYSAKSLYAAAVKTVIPDKYEYHNGAHDEYNQSLPHKTKVLVNYLEVGTKKQLAPSQEFPAFVGDSYITNSSKERFYKEFNKDDYRLVKASNYPEGKINGTYWAGKGFSIVNTIDNNAASVSRKFVVRRTVVNDNGDIVIEMWDKATGVKLPIRNYKTVDKKVVELVNKEKVKEEDYQVYVSEPIASSVAGVKSDAKYIGVNFLWKDDKGILSFSNDGKKRYKFNDMPKGQRLSYWTSGWQPAGKEITYWYERINKPKGSFQEHHIYRTVDKNGNVISEDSKEDSKTTEGKSSETYTTSKKDKPGYKLVKVEAKNGGKFDKNGGETKANYVDNTKQEVTYIYEKVQEEKGSFQEHHIYRTVDKNGNVISEDSQEDGKTTEGKSDKTYTTSKKDKPGYKLVKIEGKNGGKFDKNGGETKANYVDNTKQEVTYVYERVQEEKGSFQEHHIYRTVDKNGNVISEDSKEDSKTTEGKSSETYTTSKKDKPGYKLVKVEAKNGGRFDKNGGETKANYVDNTKQEVTYIYERVQEEKGSFQEHHIYRTVDKNGNVISEDSKEDSKTTEGKSDKTYTTSKKDKPGYKLVKIEGKNGGKFDKNGGETKANYVDNTKQEVTYVYERVQEEKGSFQEHHIYRTVDKNGNVISEDSKEDSKTTEGKSSETYTTSKKDKPGYKLVKVEAKNGGRFDKNGGETKANYVDNTKQEVTYLYEKVQEEKGSFQEHHIYRTVDKNGNVISEDSQEDGKTTEGKSDETYTTSKKDKAGYKLVKVEGKNGGQFNKNGAETKSNYVDNTKQEVTYIYEKVQEEKGSFQEHHIYRTVDKNGNVISEYSKEDGKTTEGKSDETYTTSKKDKPGYKLVKIEGKNGGKFAKDGAETKANYVDNTKQEVTYVYERVQEEKGSFQEHHIYRTVDKNGNVISEDSKEDGKTTEGKSDETYTTSKKDKAGYKLVKVEAKNGGQFDKNGAETKSNYVGNTKQEVTYIYEKVQEEKGSFQEHHIYRTVDKNGNILSTDEVTDGETSEGKSSDHYTTFKKDKAGYKLVKIEGKNGGKFDKNGAETKGNYVDNIKQEVTYIYERVQEEAPVEKKGSFQEHHIYRTVDKNGNVISEDSKENGKTTEGKSDETYTTSKKDKAGYKLARVEAKNGGQFDKNGAETKANYVENTKQEVTYIYERVQEEAPVEEKGIFQEHHIYQTVDEEGKVVSIDELVDIPETSGKSTEQYITSKKDKSGYRLVKVEAKNGAHFDKAGKSTQGQYIENIKQEVTYIYVKLQDIKKPVQEHNSRQTNDKVKKVDSVDKVVEVLPETSKKISTQNTQAKESEKEGDASFDNPSDYTQLATTPTNVSSSLPKTGSIGSSSLTSVFGLALTLVGVRVFKKRKI encoded by the coding sequence ATGAATAATTATGAAAAAAGACAGCGATTCTCTATCAGAAAATTATCTGTGGGTGTTGGTTCTGTATTAATTGCTACTCTTTTGTTTGCTCAAGGAGGGCCTGTTTATGCGGACGAAATTTCTAATACTGACAATACACTTAGCCACGCTAGAGAGGAAGAAGCTCCGTCTATAACAGGTGAAAAAAATAATAACTTACCTGATAGGGTGAGTTATTATAATGCTGGTGGAGCTCCAGAAAATAAAGACACTAATAAAAATTCTCTAAATAAAACTGAAAAATCTCTAGAAGTTAAAACAGCAGCGCCTACAAACGCTAAAGATCCTATGCCAACAGCAAGTGATGCAAATTTAAAAGTCACGCACTTTGTAAGGGATCCTGAAGTGGAAGGCACAGAACTTAAGTATGATGAAGATCCTATAAAATATAACAAGGTAAGCCCCGCAAAATTACCTGAAACAGTCGGTTTTGTAAAATCAGATGATTCAGATAAACGTGTCACTAACGTTTTCGCCCTGTCAGATCAATCGGGAAATAATGATGCTTATTACATTGCTGTGAACACTAATTTAAAGACAAATGAATATGAAGGAAGTGTTTATGACAAGAATAAGAAGCTGATTAATACTTATAAATTAGATAAGAATGGTGAGATACCCCTTCCTCTATTTGGTCAGGATGCAAACTTCTCTAAGGCCAACTTACCTAAAGTAAAATTCAAAGTGGATGAAAACGGAGAATATTTAGTATTTGACCGTGCCAAAGATTGGAAGCGGACAAATAAATATTCTGCGAAGAGTTTGTATGCAGCAGCAGTTAAAACTGTTATTCCTGATAAATACGAATACCATAATGGGGCCCATGACGAATACAACCAATCATTGCCACATAAGACAAAGGTTTTGGTCAATTATTTAGAAGTTGGAACGAAAAAACAATTAGCCCCTTCCCAAGAATTCCCTGCTTTTGTAGGAGATAGCTATATTACTAACAGTTCGAAAGAGCGTTTTTATAAAGAGTTTAATAAAGACGATTATCGTTTGGTCAAAGCATCCAACTATCCTGAAGGTAAGATCAATGGTACTTATTGGGCCGGTAAGGGTTTTTCAATAGTCAATACGATTGATAATAACGCAGCTAGTGTTTCTAGAAAATTTGTTGTTCGTCGTACAGTGGTTAATGATAATGGTGATATTGTCATTGAAATGTGGGATAAGGCTACAGGAGTTAAACTTCCAATCAGAAATTATAAGACGGTTGATAAAAAAGTCGTTGAGCTGGTAAACAAAGAAAAAGTTAAAGAAGAAGATTATCAAGTATATGTTTCAGAACCAATCGCTTCATCAGTGGCAGGTGTGAAGTCAGATGCTAAGTACATCGGTGTCAATTTCTTATGGAAAGATGACAAAGGAATTCTATCATTCTCGAATGATGGAAAAAAGCGTTATAAATTTAACGATATGCCAAAAGGTCAAAGATTATCCTACTGGACTAGCGGCTGGCAACCTGCAGGGAAAGAGATCACTTATTGGTATGAGCGAATCAATAAACCTAAAGGCTCTTTCCAAGAACACCATATTTATAGAACCGTAGATAAGAATGGCAATGTGATTTCTGAAGATTCCAAAGAAGACAGTAAGACTACTGAGGGGAAATCTTCAGAAACTTACACTACCTCCAAGAAAGATAAGCCTGGCTACAAACTGGTTAAGGTAGAAGCTAAAAATGGTGGTAAGTTTGATAAGAATGGTGGCGAAACCAAAGCCAACTATGTTGACAACACTAAACAAGAAGTCACCTATATTTATGAAAAAGTTCAAGAAGAAAAAGGTTCTTTCCAAGAGCACCATATCTACAGAACGGTTGATAAGAACGGGAATGTGATTTCTGAAGATTCCCAAGAAGATGGCAAGACTACTGAAGGGAAATCTGACAAAACTTACACCACTTCTAAGAAGGATAAGCCAGGCTATAAGCTGGTTAAAATTGAAGGGAAAAATGGTGGAAAGTTCGATAAGAATGGTGGTGAAACCAAAGCCAACTACGTTGACAATACTAAACAAGAAGTGACCTATGTTTACGAAAGAGTTCAAGAAGAAAAAGGTTCTTTCCAAGAACACCATATCTACAGAACGGTTGATAAAAACGGCAATGTAATCTCTGAAGATTCCAAAGAAGACAGTAAGACTACTGAGGGGAAATCTTCAGAAACTTACACTACCTCCAAGAAAGATAAGCCTGGCTACAAACTCGTTAAGGTAGAAGCTAAAAACGGCGGTCGATTTGATAAGAATGGTGGAGAAACCAAAGCCAACTACGTTGACAATACCAAACAAGAAGTGACCTATATTTACGAAAGAGTTCAAGAAGAAAAAGGCTCTTTCCAAGAACACCATATTTATAGAACCGTAGATAAGAATGGCAATGTGATCTCTGAAGATTCCAAAGAAGACAGTAAGACTACTGAGGGGAAATCTGACAAAACTTACACCACTTCTAAGAAGGATAAGCCAGGCTATAAGCTGGTTAAAATTGAAGGGAAAAATGGTGGAAAGTTCGATAAGAATGGTGGTGAAACCAAAGCCAACTACGTTGACAATACTAAACAAGAAGTGACCTATGTTTACGAAAGAGTTCAAGAAGAAAAAGGTTCTTTCCAAGAACACCATATCTACAGAACGGTTGATAAAAACGGCAATGTAATCTCTGAAGATTCCAAAGAAGACAGTAAGACTACTGAGGGGAAATCTTCAGAAACTTACACTACCTCCAAGAAAGATAAGCCTGGCTACAAACTCGTTAAGGTAGAAGCTAAAAACGGCGGTCGATTTGATAAGAATGGTGGAGAAACCAAAGCTAACTACGTTGACAATACCAAACAAGAAGTGACATACCTCTACGAAAAAGTTCAAGAAGAAAAAGGTTCCTTCCAAGAGCACCACATCTACAGAACGGTTGATAAGAACGGGAATGTGATTTCTGAAGATTCCCAAGAAGATGGCAAGACTACTGAAGGGAAATCGGACGAAACTTACACCACTTCGAAGAAAGACAAAGCTGGCTACAAACTGGTCAAAGTTGAAGGTAAAAACGGTGGTCAATTCAATAAAAATGGTGCTGAAACCAAATCTAACTACGTTGACAATACCAAACAGGAAGTAACTTACATCTACGAAAAAGTCCAAGAAGAAAAAGGTTCTTTCCAAGAACACCATATCTACAGAACGGTTGATAAAAACGGCAATGTAATCTCTGAATATTCCAAAGAAGACGGCAAGACCACTGAAGGGAAATCAGACGAAACTTACACTACCTCTAAGAAAGATAAGCCTGGTTATAAACTGGTTAAGATTGAAGGTAAGAATGGTGGGAAGTTCGCTAAGGATGGCGCTGAAACTAAAGCCAACTACGTTGACAACACTAAACAAGAAGTGACCTATGTTTACGAAAGAGTTCAAGAAGAAAAAGGTTCTTTCCAAGAACACCATATCTACAGAACCGTTGATAAGAACGGGAATGTTATTTCTGAAGATTCCAAAGAAGACGGAAAGACTACTGAAGGGAAATCGGACGAAACTTACACCACTTCGAAGAAAGACAAAGCTGGCTATAAACTAGTTAAGGTAGAAGCTAAAAATGGCGGTCAATTTGATAAGAATGGTGCCGAAACTAAATCCAATTACGTAGGCAATACCAAGCAAGAAGTCACCTACATCTATGAAAAAGTTCAAGAAGAAAAAGGCTCCTTCCAAGAACATCATATCTATAGAACCGTTGATAAAAATGGAAATATCCTTTCAACTGATGAAGTCACCGATGGTGAAACTTCTGAAGGAAAATCTTCTGACCACTACACTACCTTCAAAAAGGACAAGGCTGGCTATAAACTGGTTAAAATTGAAGGTAAGAATGGCGGCAAGTTTGATAAGAACGGTGCCGAAACTAAAGGCAACTACGTTGACAACATTAAACAAGAAGTGACTTATATCTACGAAAGAGTTCAAGAAGAAGCGCCAGTTGAGAAGAAAGGCTCCTTCCAAGAACACCATATTTATAGAACTGTTGATAAGAACGGAAATGTGATTTCAGAAGATTCCAAAGAAAATGGTAAGACTACTGAAGGTAAATCAGACGAAACTTACACCACTTCTAAGAAGGATAAAGCTGGCTATAAACTGGCTAGAGTTGAAGCAAAAAATGGTGGCCAATTCGACAAGAATGGTGCTGAAACCAAAGCCAACTATGTTGAAAATACCAAACAAGAAGTGACTTATATCTACGAAAGAGTTCAAGAAGAAGCACCAGTAGAAGAAAAAGGAATCTTCCAAGAACACCATATCTATCAAACAGTTGATGAAGAAGGAAAAGTTGTTTCAATTGATGAGCTAGTAGATATTCCAGAAACTAGTGGAAAATCAACTGAACAATACATCACTTCTAAAAAAGATAAGTCCGGTTACCGCTTAGTGAAAGTGGAAGCTAAGAATGGAGCACACTTTGATAAGGCAGGTAAGAGTACGCAAGGCCAATACATCGAGAATATCAAGCAAGAAGTCACCTATATCTATGTGAAGTTACAGGATATTAAAAAACCTGTTCAAGAACATAATAGCCGCCAAACGAATGATAAGGTTAAGAAAGTAGATTCAGTTGACAAGGTAGTAGAAGTGTTACCAGAAACCAGCAAGAAAATTTCTACTCAGAACACACAAGCTAAGGAAAGTGAAAAAGAAGGAGACGCTTCTTTTGATAATCCAAGTGATTATACTCAGTTAGCTACTACACCAACGAATGTTTCCTCTAGCCTACCTAAGACTGGGTCTATCGGCTCATCTTCACTGACATCAGTTTTTGGGCTAGCTCTTACTCTAGTAGGTGTTAGAGTCTTTAAGAAAAGAAAGATTTAA
- a CDS encoding NAD(P)H-hydrate dehydratase, whose protein sequence is MEKVEIDKSEIIQHFPKRQANSYKGDYGNIVLIGGNQSMGGAIQMAAMACVNSGAGLTTVFTDPVNRPAIHSVLPEVMVSDWRRQDSLKKAIEKADVIGIGPGFGRDHSRFNQIMLLIKQVIADKILVIDADAISILSQKDQGLDQLSQAKYLVLTPHYGEWDRLSHGEISYHDNEGIQSFVNHYQLNLVLKGAPSRLYFADHANFYQLAIGNPGMATGGMGDTLTGMVCGFMGQYTDHEAALKAATFLHSYIADRIYQDQYIVRPSQIADLLPRVMKEMEAERE, encoded by the coding sequence ATGGAGAAAGTTGAAATTGATAAATCTGAAATTATTCAACATTTTCCCAAGCGCCAAGCCAATTCATATAAGGGCGACTACGGCAATATTGTTTTGATCGGAGGCAACCAGTCCATGGGTGGTGCAATTCAGATGGCCGCAATGGCTTGTGTCAATAGTGGGGCAGGACTGACGACTGTCTTTACCGATCCAGTAAACCGGCCTGCCATCCATAGCGTTTTACCTGAAGTGATGGTTAGTGATTGGCGTCGGCAAGATAGCTTGAAGAAGGCCATTGAAAAGGCTGATGTGATTGGCATCGGGCCAGGCTTTGGTCGCGACCATTCACGCTTTAACCAGATTATGTTACTCATTAAACAAGTTATTGCTGACAAAATATTGGTTATTGATGCCGATGCGATTTCTATTCTCAGCCAAAAAGACCAAGGCTTAGACCAATTATCCCAGGCGAAATATCTCGTTTTGACTCCACATTATGGGGAGTGGGATCGCTTATCGCATGGTGAAATTTCCTACCACGATAATGAAGGAATTCAATCATTCGTTAACCATTATCAACTGAATTTGGTCCTTAAAGGAGCACCTAGCCGTTTATATTTTGCTGACCATGCAAACTTTTATCAATTAGCTATCGGCAATCCTGGTATGGCAACTGGTGGAATGGGTGATACCTTGACTGGGATGGTTTGTGGCTTTATGGGCCAATATACAGATCATGAAGCCGCATTGAAAGCTGCTACTTTCCTTCATAGCTATATTGCAGACCGCATTTACCAAGATCAATATATTGTTCGCCCTAGTCAAATCGCTGATCTCTTACCCAGAGTTATGAAAGAGATGGAGGCAGAACGTGAGTAA
- the gdhA gene encoding NADP-specific glutamate dehydrogenase, with the protein MNAKEYLQETRQLWDKKYEQEPEFLQVLHEFVDSVEPVFEEHPEYIEANLLQILAIPERIIEFRVPWMDDQGKARVNTAFRVQFNSAIGPYKGGLRFHPTVNKSILKFLGFEQIFKNSLTGLPIGGGKGGSDFDPKGKSDQEIMRFCQSFMTELQKYIGPDMDVPAGDIGVGAREVGYLYGQYKRLNGFQNGVITGKPLTYGGSLARTQATGYGAVYFLNNMLAAKGEAIEGKRIMISGAGNVAIYAAEKAQELGATVLTVSDSNGYVVDEEGIDIDLLKDVKENRRERIKVYAEERPSASYYEGVVWDHEIDVDVAMPCATQNELKKPGADQAVKNGVKFISEGANMPLDKAATDTLLEAGVFVGPAKAANAGGVAVSALEMSQNSQRLSWTFEEVDQKLKDIMDNIYQQATSAAEKYTNDPYNLIAGANIAGFSKVAQAMLSQGLV; encoded by the coding sequence ATGAACGCAAAAGAATATCTTCAAGAAACACGTCAATTGTGGGATAAGAAGTATGAACAGGAACCAGAATTTTTACAAGTCCTTCATGAATTTGTAGATAGTGTTGAACCTGTTTTTGAAGAACATCCCGAATATATTGAGGCTAACCTATTACAAATTTTAGCTATTCCAGAACGTATCATTGAGTTTAGAGTGCCTTGGATGGATGATCAAGGTAAGGCTCGAGTTAACACCGCTTTTCGGGTTCAATTTAATTCAGCAATTGGGCCATACAAAGGTGGTCTACGTTTCCATCCAACCGTTAATAAGAGTATTTTAAAATTCTTAGGTTTTGAACAAATCTTTAAAAATAGCTTAACCGGCCTACCTATTGGCGGAGGTAAGGGTGGCTCTGACTTTGATCCTAAGGGCAAATCAGACCAAGAAATTATGCGCTTTTGTCAAAGCTTTATGACCGAATTACAAAAATATATCGGTCCTGATATGGATGTTCCAGCAGGGGATATTGGTGTAGGTGCCCGTGAAGTCGGCTACTTATACGGCCAATATAAACGTCTAAATGGTTTCCAAAATGGTGTGATTACCGGAAAACCTTTAACTTATGGAGGTTCACTCGCACGTACCCAAGCCACGGGTTATGGTGCGGTTTATTTCTTGAATAATATGTTAGCTGCCAAGGGAGAAGCTATTGAAGGCAAACGGATTATGATCTCTGGAGCTGGTAATGTGGCTATTTATGCTGCTGAAAAGGCTCAAGAACTTGGCGCTACTGTCCTTACAGTCTCCGACTCCAATGGTTACGTCGTGGATGAAGAAGGCATCGATATTGATTTACTAAAAGACGTCAAGGAAAATAGACGTGAACGTATCAAGGTGTATGCCGAGGAACGCCCAAGTGCCAGCTACTACGAAGGAGTAGTTTGGGATCACGAAATTGACGTTGATGTGGCTATGCCATGTGCTACTCAAAATGAACTGAAAAAACCGGGTGCTGATCAAGCTGTTAAGAATGGGGTTAAATTTATCTCTGAAGGTGCTAATATGCCTTTAGATAAAGCTGCAACAGATACCCTTCTCGAAGCCGGTGTATTCGTTGGTCCGGCTAAAGCAGCTAATGCCGGTGGGGTAGCTGTATCAGCCTTAGAAATGTCTCAAAATAGTCAAAGATTATCTTGGACCTTTGAAGAAGTCGACCAAAAATTAAAAGATATCATGGATAATATCTATCAACAAGCGACATCAGCCGCTGAAAAATACACCAATGACCCTTATAACTTAATTGCAGGAGCTAACATTGCTGGTTTTAGTAAAGTTGCTCAAGCGATGTTATCTCAAGGACTTGTTTAA
- a CDS encoding Rqc2 family fibronectin-binding protein encodes MSYDGLFIHGLIQELNACLAGGRISKVQQPYDQEILLTVRSNRKKYKLLLAATPQAPRVQLTNHQYSVPDTPPNFCMFLRKHIDGGKIINFSQYENDRIIIISIESKNELGISEPYKLIIEVMGRRSNILVLNQDGKIADLITKIDISQNRFRTLLPGATYHLPPQGDKVNPFSINPNEYDLKADAKEIQKTFMGFGKDSAIELAQRLTESQDKSATFTAFLNAFDQSQPTLSQNDGQVTATAFPYQSLGGKQSSYETFTQLLDDYYEKKALFSRVNQVSEQISQVVAQRIKHNQRKLANLKQDMEKSKQAEDYQLKGEILTTYLFQVEKGMSSIQLPNYYDNNKPIEIALDPLLEPSQNAQKYFQRYRKLDTAKRHIKEQSQIAQAELDYLESVQDQIEIAEPNELEDIRQELIREGYIKQQKHNHHKRKKPLKPRQYQTSLGNTILVGRNNTQNDELTTRRANKNHYWFHVKDIPGSHVILETDQPSDEEIIEAATYAAYFSKYRQANNVPVDYTQVKHVKKPNGAKPGFVNYFEQKTVFVSPDAHLQA; translated from the coding sequence ATGTCTTATGATGGACTATTTATTCATGGACTTATACAAGAATTAAACGCTTGCTTGGCTGGGGGAAGAATCTCAAAGGTGCAACAACCCTATGACCAAGAAATTCTTCTTACCGTTCGGTCAAATCGCAAAAAATATAAATTACTACTCGCAGCGACGCCACAAGCCCCCCGCGTTCAGCTTACTAATCACCAATATAGTGTGCCAGATACCCCACCCAATTTTTGTATGTTTTTACGTAAGCATATTGATGGGGGAAAAATCATCAATTTCAGTCAATATGAAAACGACCGCATAATTATCATTAGTATTGAAAGCAAAAATGAATTGGGGATTAGTGAACCCTATAAACTCATTATTGAAGTCATGGGTAGACGAAGTAATATCCTAGTTCTTAATCAGGATGGTAAAATTGCCGACCTCATCACAAAAATAGATATTAGCCAAAACCGATTCCGTACCCTCCTTCCTGGTGCGACATACCATTTACCTCCTCAAGGAGATAAGGTCAATCCTTTCAGTATCAACCCCAATGAATATGACCTTAAGGCTGACGCTAAAGAAATACAGAAAACCTTTATGGGATTTGGCAAAGATAGCGCGATAGAATTAGCCCAGAGACTTACTGAATCCCAAGATAAAAGTGCAACTTTTACTGCCTTTCTCAATGCTTTTGACCAATCCCAACCAACCCTGAGTCAAAATGACGGTCAGGTCACTGCAACGGCTTTCCCCTATCAAAGCCTAGGCGGAAAGCAAAGCAGTTACGAAACTTTTACCCAGCTCCTCGATGACTATTATGAAAAGAAAGCCCTCTTTTCACGAGTCAATCAGGTCAGTGAACAAATTAGCCAGGTTGTTGCTCAACGGATTAAGCATAATCAACGTAAATTAGCTAATCTTAAGCAAGATATGGAAAAAAGTAAACAGGCTGAAGACTATCAGTTAAAGGGAGAAATTTTAACCACATACCTCTTTCAAGTAGAAAAAGGTATGTCCAGTATCCAATTACCTAACTATTATGATAATAATAAGCCCATTGAGATCGCTCTCGATCCTCTATTAGAGCCTTCTCAAAATGCCCAAAAATATTTTCAACGCTATCGTAAATTAGATACGGCCAAGCGACATATTAAAGAACAAAGTCAAATTGCCCAAGCAGAATTAGACTATTTAGAAAGTGTTCAAGATCAAATTGAAATAGCTGAACCCAATGAGTTAGAAGATATTCGTCAAGAGCTCATTCGTGAAGGCTATATTAAACAACAAAAACATAATCACCATAAGCGCAAGAAACCTTTAAAACCGAGACAGTATCAAACAAGTTTAGGAAACACTATCCTTGTTGGTCGTAATAATACGCAAAATGATGAACTAACCACAAGACGGGCTAACAAAAACCACTACTGGTTTCACGTTAAAGATATTCCAGGCAGCCATGTGATATTAGAAACTGACCAGCCTAGTGATGAGGAAATCATCGAAGCAGCAACATATGCCGCCTATTTCTCTAAATACCGGCAGGCCAACAATGTCCCCGTGGACTATACACAGGTCAAGCATGTAAAAAAACCTAATGGAGCTAAACCTGGCTTTGTTAATTACTTTGAGCAAAAAACAGTCTTCGTAAGTCCCGATGCCCATTTACAAGCTTAA
- the lexA gene encoding transcriptional repressor LexA, with product MKERPLQVLQCIYDSVKNQGYPPTVREICDQVGLASTSTVHGHLNRLEAGGYLFKDSTKPRALEITHKGLKMLGVDQPGIPIIGTVTAGQPIDAYEDVDGYFPTPPSLNSQDGEYFMLQIRGESMIETGILDGDYVIVRQQSSASNGDIVIAMTDDDEATCKRFFKEKGHFRLQPENASLEPIILDDVTILGKVVSLYREHTF from the coding sequence ATGAAAGAAAGACCCCTACAAGTCTTACAATGCATTTATGATAGTGTAAAAAATCAGGGCTATCCCCCTACAGTTAGAGAAATATGTGACCAAGTAGGGTTAGCATCTACCTCAACTGTTCACGGCCATCTTAATCGCTTGGAAGCAGGTGGTTATTTATTCAAAGATTCTACCAAACCCAGAGCCTTGGAAATTACCCATAAAGGTTTAAAGATGTTAGGCGTGGACCAACCCGGTATTCCTATTATCGGTACGGTTACTGCTGGGCAGCCTATCGATGCCTATGAAGACGTTGACGGCTATTTCCCCACCCCACCAAGTCTTAATAGTCAAGATGGCGAATATTTCATGTTGCAAATTCGCGGAGAAAGTATGATCGAAACCGGTATCCTTGATGGTGACTATGTCATTGTTCGCCAACAAAGTTCGGCATCTAATGGTGATATTGTTATTGCTATGACAGATGATGACGAAGCTACCTGTAAACGTTTCTTCAAAGAAAAAGGTCACTTCCGCCTCCAACCTGAGAATGCCAGTTTAGAGCCAATAATTCTTGATGACGTCACCATATTAGGTAAAGTCGTTAGCCTTTACCGTGAACATACTTTTTAA
- a CDS encoding pyridoxamine 5'-phosphate oxidase family protein, with product MNVLENIGACVFSTVNEDGEADARYANVGVANEHGVFFMTAPTTNFYKQLTNNPKIAITGMLKEDGIEVIRLQGTVREIGKEHLEAILKDNPFVQDVYPDEEERATVQAFQLYEGEGSYQHLQNHVKEEFSFGE from the coding sequence ATGAATGTTCTTGAAAATATTGGGGCTTGTGTTTTCTCAACAGTAAATGAAGACGGAGAAGCAGATGCACGTTACGCTAATGTTGGTGTAGCGAATGAACACGGGGTATTCTTCATGACTGCTCCTACCACTAACTTCTATAAACAATTAACCAATAATCCTAAAATTGCGATTACTGGTATGTTAAAAGAAGACGGCATTGAAGTGATTCGTTTACAAGGTACTGTTCGTGAAATTGGTAAAGAACATCTTGAAGCAATCTTGAAAGACAACCCATTTGTACAAGATGTTTACCCAGATGAAGAAGAACGTGCAACCGTTCAAGCCTTCCAATTATATGAAGGCGAAGGTTCATACCAACATCTTCAAAATCACGTTAAAGAAGAATTTTCTTTTGGTGAATAA